From Streptomyces sp. GSL17-111, one genomic window encodes:
- a CDS encoding segregation and condensation protein A: MSTSDPSPTPRPRARPRRRALGRGVGVAPGGTAACPSAAVPDPRPPAVAEPGVPAPDVPEQPAPAPAPGATPPVGQPGPQPDAEPPEPGDDGRFTVVLDNFEGPFDLLLQLIAKHKLDVTEVALSRVTDEFMAHIRAMGPDWDLDQTTEFLVVAATLLDLKAARLLPSAEVEDEADLALLEARDLLFARLLQYRAYKRVADIFADRLATEALRRPRTVGLEPHHAELLPDVVIRIGPEGFARLAVKAMQPRPRPQVYVDHIHAPLVSVREQADVVVARLRATGTASFAELTADATDTLTVVARFLALLELYRERAVTLDQDEALGTLTVRWAGGAETAPRVTDEFDRPSGPPSAGEEESQP, encoded by the coding sequence ATGAGCACGTCCGATCCGTCCCCCACGCCCCGGCCGAGGGCGCGACCCCGGCGCCGCGCCCTCGGCCGGGGCGTCGGGGTCGCGCCGGGGGGCACCGCCGCGTGCCCGTCGGCCGCGGTGCCCGACCCCCGTCCGCCCGCCGTGGCGGAGCCGGGCGTGCCCGCACCGGACGTGCCCGAGCAGCCCGCTCCGGCACCGGCGCCCGGCGCCACGCCGCCCGTGGGGCAGCCGGGGCCGCAGCCCGACGCGGAGCCGCCCGAGCCGGGGGACGACGGTCGCTTCACGGTCGTCCTGGACAACTTCGAGGGGCCCTTCGACCTGCTCCTTCAGCTCATCGCCAAGCACAAGCTGGACGTCACGGAGGTGGCGCTCTCGCGCGTCACCGACGAGTTCATGGCCCACATCCGCGCCATGGGCCCCGACTGGGACCTGGACCAGACGACGGAGTTCCTCGTCGTCGCCGCGACGCTGCTCGACCTCAAGGCCGCCCGCCTGCTGCCGTCCGCCGAGGTGGAGGACGAGGCGGACCTCGCCCTCCTGGAGGCGCGCGACCTGCTGTTCGCCCGGCTGCTGCAGTACCGCGCGTACAAGCGGGTCGCCGACATCTTCGCCGACCGGCTGGCCACCGAGGCCCTGCGCCGTCCCCGGACGGTGGGCCTGGAGCCGCACCACGCGGAGCTGCTGCCCGACGTCGTGATCCGCATCGGCCCCGAGGGGTTCGCCCGGCTCGCGGTCAAGGCCATGCAGCCGCGCCCCAGACCGCAGGTCTACGTCGACCACATCCACGCGCCGCTGGTCAGCGTCCGGGAGCAGGCGGACGTCGTGGTGGCCCGGCTCCGGGCCACCGGTACGGCCAGCTTCGCCGAGCTGACCGCCGACGCGACCGACACCCTCACCGTCGTCGCCCGGTTCCTGGCCCTGCTGGAGCTCTACCGCGAGCGGGCCGTCACGCTGGACCAGGACGAGGCCCTGGGCACCCTGACCGTCCGGTGGGCCGGGGGCGCGGAGACGGCCCCACGGGTGACCGACGAGTTCGACCGGCCGTCCGGGCCGCCGTCCGCCGGGGAAGAGGAGAGCCAGCCATGA
- the scpB gene encoding SMC-Scp complex subunit ScpB — protein sequence MSEQTAVSGPAGAEAPAGASRVAELPLKPALEAVLMVVDEPATEEHLARILQRPRRAVAEALRGLADDYTREGRGFELRYVAGGWRYFTRAAYADAVEGFVLDGQQARLTQAALETLAVVAYRQPVSRSRVSAVRGVNCDGVMRTLLQRGLLEEAGTEPETGAILYVTTHYFLERMGLRGLDELPELAPFLPEADAVEGESQEGVPSFEADAVDADDSGDART from the coding sequence ATGAGCGAGCAGACCGCCGTATCCGGGCCCGCCGGGGCCGAGGCGCCCGCGGGCGCGAGCCGGGTGGCCGAGTTGCCGCTGAAGCCCGCGCTGGAGGCGGTGCTCATGGTCGTCGACGAGCCCGCCACCGAGGAGCACCTGGCCCGGATACTGCAGCGCCCCCGGCGCGCGGTGGCCGAGGCGCTGCGGGGGCTCGCCGACGACTACACCCGGGAGGGGCGCGGCTTCGAGCTGCGGTACGTCGCCGGAGGCTGGCGCTACTTCACCCGCGCCGCGTACGCCGACGCCGTCGAGGGCTTCGTGCTGGACGGGCAGCAGGCCCGGCTGACGCAGGCCGCGCTGGAGACGCTCGCGGTCGTCGCCTACCGGCAGCCCGTCAGCCGTTCACGCGTCTCGGCGGTGCGCGGCGTCAACTGCGACGGCGTGATGCGCACCCTCCTCCAGCGGGGTCTGCTGGAGGAGGCGGGCACCGAACCGGAAACAGGTGCGATCCTGTACGTGACGACGCACTACTTCCTGGAGCGGATGGGCCTGCGCGGCCTGGACGAACTGCCGGAACTCGCGCCCTTCCTCCCGGAGGCGGACGCGGTGGAGGGCGAGAGCCAGGAGGGCGTGCCGTCGTTCGAGGCAGATGCAGTGGATGCAGACGACAGCGGCGACGCTCGGACGTAA
- a CDS encoding pseudouridine synthase translates to MRSSGRNSNRNPRGAGDGRDGGQRRSSGRPRPEERRYPATGDKPAGGKPGRPAGGKPAGSGPSAGGKPGRPSSDRPASGRPAGGKPAGGKSAGAKGGGRAGAKPARRTAPSRSRELEAQIEERNRARHDKPQLKLPKTFDEPEGERLQKVLARAGMGSRRACEELIDQARVEVNGRIVLEQGLRVDPEKDEVKVDGLTVATQAHLFFALNKPAGVVSSMEDPEGRQCLGDYVQNRETRLFHVGRLDTETEGLILLTNHGELAHRLTHPRYGVRKTYLAAIQGPIPRDLGKRLKDGVKLDDGYARADHFRVVENTGKNYLVEVALHEGRKHIVRRMLAEAGFPVDKLVRTKFGPIALGDQKSGWLRRMTNTEVGMLMNEVGL, encoded by the coding sequence ATGCGAAGCAGTGGCAGGAACAGCAACCGCAACCCCCGGGGCGCGGGCGACGGCCGGGACGGCGGGCAGCGGCGCTCCTCCGGGCGCCCCCGCCCGGAGGAGCGCCGTTACCCGGCCACCGGAGACAAACCCGCCGGTGGCAAACCCGGCAGGCCCGCCGGCGGTAAGCCCGCCGGGTCGGGCCCGTCCGCCGGTGGCAAGCCCGGCAGGCCCTCGAGTGACAGGCCCGCGAGTGGCCGGCCCGCCGGGGGGAAGCCCGCCGGCGGCAAGTCCGCCGGGGCGAAGGGCGGCGGCCGGGCCGGTGCGAAGCCCGCGCGGCGCACGGCGCCCTCCCGGTCCCGGGAGCTGGAGGCCCAGATCGAGGAGCGCAACCGCGCCCGCCACGACAAGCCGCAGCTCAAGCTCCCGAAGACCTTCGACGAGCCGGAGGGGGAGCGGTTGCAGAAGGTGCTGGCCCGCGCCGGCATGGGCTCGCGCCGGGCCTGCGAGGAGCTGATCGACCAGGCCCGCGTCGAGGTCAACGGCCGCATCGTGCTGGAGCAGGGTCTGCGGGTCGATCCGGAGAAGGACGAGGTCAAGGTCGACGGGCTGACGGTGGCCACCCAGGCGCACCTGTTCTTCGCGCTGAACAAGCCCGCCGGGGTCGTCTCCTCGATGGAGGACCCGGAGGGCCGCCAGTGCCTCGGCGACTACGTGCAGAACCGCGAAACGCGGCTCTTCCACGTCGGCCGCCTCGACACCGAGACCGAGGGGCTGATCCTCCTCACCAACCACGGCGAGCTGGCGCACCGGCTCACCCACCCCCGCTACGGCGTCCGCAAGACGTACCTGGCCGCCATCCAGGGCCCGATCCCCCGCGACCTCGGCAAGCGGCTCAAGGACGGCGTGAAGCTGGACGACGGCTACGCCCGGGCCGACCACTTCAGGGTCGTGGAGAACACCGGCAAGAACTACCTCGTCGAGGTCGCCCTGCACGAGGGGCGCAAGCACATCGTGCGCCGCATGCTGGCCGAGGCGGGCTTCCCGGTGGACAAGCTGGTCCGCACCAAGTTCGGTCCGATCGCCCTCGGCGACCAGAAGTCGGGCTGGCTGCGCCGCATGACCAACACCGAGGTCGGCATGCTGATGAACGAGGTCGGTCTCTGA
- a CDS encoding prephenate dehydrogenase, translating to MRTALVIGTGLIGTSIALALTARGVTVHLRDRDHDQARTAASLGAGTAGAAPGAVDLAVVAVPPARIAGVLEDAQRRGLARGYLDVASVKGGPRRELADRGCDLRTYLGTHPMAGRERSGPTAATADLFEGRPWVLTPTPDTDTEVLNLALELIALCRAVPVVMEADAHDRAVALVSHTPQLLSSLVAARLADADDTAVRLCGQGIRDVTRIAASEPRMWIDILSANPGPVADVLTAVAGDLEETVRALRSLASADDAKRGEGASGIEDVLRRGNSGRARIPGKHGQTPTAYATVAVLISDRPGELARIFADAGQAGVNIEDVRIEHATGQQAGHVQLMVEPQAADRLTEVLRGRGWAIRA from the coding sequence ATGCGGACCGCGCTCGTCATCGGCACCGGGCTGATCGGCACCTCGATCGCCCTCGCCCTCACCGCCCGTGGCGTGACCGTCCACCTCCGGGACCGGGACCACGACCAGGCCAGGACCGCCGCCTCGCTCGGTGCCGGCACGGCCGGCGCCGCCCCCGGGGCGGTGGACCTCGCCGTCGTCGCCGTCCCGCCCGCCCGGATCGCCGGGGTCCTGGAGGACGCACAGCGGCGCGGCCTCGCCCGGGGCTACCTGGACGTCGCCAGCGTCAAGGGCGGGCCGCGCCGGGAGCTGGCGGACCGGGGCTGCGACCTGCGGACGTACCTGGGCACGCACCCCATGGCGGGGCGCGAGCGGTCCGGTCCGACGGCGGCCACCGCCGACCTCTTCGAGGGCCGCCCGTGGGTGCTCACCCCCACCCCCGACACCGACACGGAGGTGCTCAACCTGGCGCTGGAGCTGATCGCGCTGTGCCGGGCGGTCCCGGTGGTCATGGAGGCCGACGCCCACGACCGTGCCGTCGCCCTCGTCTCGCACACGCCGCAGCTGCTCTCCAGCCTGGTCGCGGCCCGGCTGGCGGACGCCGACGACACGGCGGTGCGGCTGTGCGGGCAGGGCATCCGCGACGTCACGCGCATCGCCGCGTCCGAACCCCGGATGTGGATCGACATCCTCTCCGCCAACCCCGGTCCGGTCGCCGACGTGCTGACCGCCGTCGCCGGGGACCTGGAGGAGACGGTGCGCGCGCTGCGCTCCCTGGCCTCGGCGGACGACGCCAAGCGGGGCGAGGGCGCGAGTGGCATCGAGGACGTCCTGCGCCGGGGCAACTCCGGCCGGGCCCGCATCCCCGGCAAGCACGGCCAGACGCCGACGGCGTACGCGACCGTCGCGGTGCTGATCAGCGACCGGCCCGGCGAGCTGGCCCGCATCTTCGCCGACGCCGGGCAGGCGGGCGTCAACATCGAGGACGTCCGCATCGAGCACGCCACCGGCCAGCAGGCGGGCCACGTCCAGCTCATGGTGGAACCGCAGGCGGCGGACCGCCTCACGGAGGTGCTGCGCGGCCGGGGCTGGGCGATCCGGGCCTGA
- the cmk gene encoding (d)CMP kinase codes for MAATLQGATPVPPDAPVSVVVAIDGPSGTGKSSTSKAVAAKLGLSYLDTGAQYRAITWWMLTNGIDVNDADAVAAASGKPAIVSGTDPSAPTITADGADASGPIRTPEVTAAVSAVSAVPEVRAAITALQRDIAAEAARTTAGIVVEGRDIGTTVLPDADLKIFLTASPEARAARRGGELKARPGDAGVDLDATREALLRRDAADSSRKTSPLAKAGDAVEVDTTDLTLEQVIECVVTLIEEKQRTA; via the coding sequence GTGGCTGCAACCCTTCAGGGCGCGACCCCCGTCCCCCCGGACGCCCCGGTGTCCGTCGTCGTCGCGATCGACGGCCCCTCCGGTACGGGCAAGTCCAGCACCTCCAAGGCGGTCGCCGCGAAGCTGGGGCTCAGCTACCTGGACACCGGCGCGCAGTACCGGGCCATCACCTGGTGGATGCTGACCAACGGCATCGACGTGAACGACGCCGACGCGGTGGCCGCGGCCTCGGGCAAGCCGGCGATCGTCTCGGGCACCGACCCGTCCGCCCCCACCATCACCGCCGACGGCGCCGACGCCTCCGGGCCCATCCGCACCCCCGAGGTGACCGCCGCCGTCAGCGCGGTCAGCGCCGTCCCGGAGGTCCGGGCCGCGATCACCGCGCTGCAGCGCGACATCGCCGCCGAGGCGGCCCGCACGACGGCCGGGATCGTCGTGGAGGGCCGGGACATCGGCACCACCGTCCTCCCCGACGCGGACCTGAAGATCTTCCTCACCGCCTCGCCCGAGGCCCGTGCCGCCCGACGCGGCGGCGAACTGAAGGCCCGTCCCGGCGACGCGGGGGTGGACCTGGACGCGACGCGCGAGGCGCTGCTGCGCCGGGACGCCGCCGACTCCAGCCGCAAGACCTCCCCGTTGGCCAAGGCGGGGGACGCCGTCGAGGTGGACACCACCGACCTGACCCTGGAGCAGGTCATCGAATGCGTGGTGACCCTCATCGAAGAGAAGCAGCGCACGGCGTGA
- a CDS encoding lysophospholipid acyltransferase family protein: MRGDPHRREAAHGVSATSTRLPSARGAAAGRRIGIGLMNGLWRPRVLGAWRIPASGPVILAVNHAHNIDGPMLMGTCPRPVHFLIKREAYVGPLGRFLDAIGQVPVDRSTADRAAVTAALGVLERGGVLGIFPEGSRGAGDFAALRAGLAYFAVRSGAPVVPVAVLGSSGRRSRVIPALPPLRTRVDVVFGDPCSVGGGGRRTRTVMDEATGRLQERLTDHLAAARRLTGR; the protein is encoded by the coding sequence ATGCGTGGTGACCCTCATCGAAGAGAAGCAGCGCACGGCGTGAGCGCAACGAGCACCCGGCTGCCGAGCGCCCGTGGCGCGGCGGCCGGCCGCCGCATCGGCATCGGCCTGATGAACGGCCTGTGGCGCCCGCGGGTGCTCGGTGCCTGGCGGATACCCGCGAGCGGCCCGGTCATCCTGGCCGTCAACCACGCGCACAACATCGACGGGCCGATGCTGATGGGCACCTGCCCCCGGCCGGTGCACTTCCTGATCAAGCGGGAGGCGTACGTCGGTCCGCTGGGCCGGTTCCTGGACGCCATCGGCCAGGTGCCCGTCGACCGTTCCACCGCCGACCGGGCGGCCGTCACAGCGGCGCTCGGCGTGCTGGAGCGCGGCGGCGTGCTGGGCATCTTCCCCGAGGGCAGCCGGGGGGCCGGTGACTTCGCCGCGCTCCGCGCGGGCCTGGCCTACTTCGCGGTGCGCTCGGGCGCTCCCGTGGTCCCCGTCGCCGTGCTCGGCAGCTCCGGCCGCCGCAGCCGCGTGATACCGGCGCTGCCGCCGCTGCGCACGCGCGTGGACGTCGTCTTCGGCGACCCGTGCTCCGTGGGCGGCGGCGGACGTCGCACCCGTACGGTCATGGACGAGGCCACCGGGCGGCTCCAGGAGCGGCTGACCGACCATCTCGCCGCGGCGCGGCGGCTCACCGGCCGCTGA